In Paucidesulfovibrio gracilis DSM 16080, the DNA window CAGGGGCTGCTCATCCGCCGCGTCTACTTCCGCGACGACCAGTTCGTGCTGCGCGCCGACAACAAGGAGCATGAAGACATCCATGTTCCCGCCGACCAGATGGACTCCCGCACTGTGGGCCGCGTCATCTGGGTTCTGCAAAACTTTGCGCCGCTCTAAGCCGGTTGCATCGCTCTCATCAGGCCGGGCAGTCCGCTGTCCGGCCTTTTCTTTTTCCCGGACTTGACTCCCCGTACGGCGCGGCCTAGTTTCATACCCCCTGTCATAGAGCCGCAACGCCTGGAGGTTGTTTCCATGTCCAGCCGCCCCTGTTCCGACGCCAAGCCCGTCACCGTTCCCGAAATCCGCGCCGCCAAAGGCGAACGTAAACTCTGCATGGTCACGGCCTACGACTACCCCTCCGCCCGCATAGCGGATCAGGCCGGGGTGGACATGATCCTGGTGGGCGATTCCCTGGCCATGGTGGTGCTCGGCCAGCAGGACACCCTCGGCGTGACCATGGAAGACATGCTCCACCATACCCTGGCAGCCTCCCGGGGCCGTTCCCGCGCCCTGCTCGTGGGGGACATGCCTTTTCTCTCCTACCAGGCCGACGTGGCCGAGGCCGTGCGCAATGCCGGGCGATTCCTCGCCCAGGGCCGTGCCAACGCCGTCAAACTTGAGGGCGGCAAAGCCTATGCCCCGCACGTGGCCGCCATGGTGGGCGCGGGCATCCCCGTGGTAGGGCATGTGGGTCTTACACCCCAATATTTCAATACACTGGGTGGCTTTAAAACCCAGGGCCGCAGCGCTGCATCGGCGCGGGCCATGCTGGAAGACGCCAAAGCCCTTGAGGAAGCGGGCGCATTCGCCATGGTGCTGGAAGCCGTTCCCGAGGAAACCGCCGCCCTGATCACCCGGGAGCTGACCATCCCCACCATTGGCATCGGCGCGGGCAATGTCACGGACGGCCAAGTGCTGGTTCTGCACGACCTGCTGGGCCTGTTTGACCGCTTTGTGCCGAAATTCGTCAAACAATACGCGCAAATCGGTCCAGCCATGGTGGATGCGCTGCAAAGCTACTGCGACGAGGTTCGCTCGGGAGCCTTTCCCGCGCCGGAGCACACCTTCCGCCTGCCTCCTGAGGAACGGGATAAACTCGCATGAACCGCCGCTGCATCACGGGTCTGCCCCTTCTCTTTTGGCGAGCCGTTTGGGTAGGGTACGTCCTCTGGGTGCTCTGCATGGCCCTTGGGCCTGCCTCGGTACAGGCCAGTCTGGAGTTGAACGATAAGCTGCTGCATTTTGGCGCATTTCTGGTTATGGTGCTGTCGTTTCCGTTCCGCATCACCTGGCCCGGCCTCTGGATTCCCACAGCCCTTACCGTGGTTCTGGCAGGCTTCATTGAACTGGCCCAGGATCTCTCGCCCACCTGGGGACGTCATCCGGAATTTCTGGACTTTTTCGCCGGTGTAGCCGGAGGTCTGGCCGGGCTGGGGCTGCGCCTTTTTCTGCAACACCGCAACACACGACAATAACACCGCCTATGCCTGATCCGACACTGCTTTGGGATGGACTTTTCTGGCCGCTGCTGCGCTTGACCTTTTTCATCAGCGTAGGCCTGATGGTGGGCAACTTCATTGAGTCCCTGCATTGGACCCGGGGCGTGGCCAAGCTCGCGGAACCTCTGATCCGCACGGCCCGGCTCAAGGATATTTCCGGGGCAAGCTTTTCCCTGGCCTTTTTTTCCGGCGTGGCCGCCAACACCATGCTGGCCGAAGCCTACGAAAAAGGGGATCTGACCCGGCGAGAGCTGATTTTTTCCAACCTGTTCAACAGCCTGCCCACCTATTTTCTCCAC includes these proteins:
- a CDS encoding VanZ family protein, with the translated sequence MNRRCITGLPLLFWRAVWVGYVLWVLCMALGPASVQASLELNDKLLHFGAFLVMVLSFPFRITWPGLWIPTALTVVLAGFIELAQDLSPTWGRHPEFLDFFAGVAGGLAGLGLRLFLQHRNTRQ
- the panB gene encoding 3-methyl-2-oxobutanoate hydroxymethyltransferase, with amino-acid sequence MSSRPCSDAKPVTVPEIRAAKGERKLCMVTAYDYPSARIADQAGVDMILVGDSLAMVVLGQQDTLGVTMEDMLHHTLAASRGRSRALLVGDMPFLSYQADVAEAVRNAGRFLAQGRANAVKLEGGKAYAPHVAAMVGAGIPVVGHVGLTPQYFNTLGGFKTQGRSAASARAMLEDAKALEEAGAFAMVLEAVPEETAALITRELTIPTIGIGAGNVTDGQVLVLHDLLGLFDRFVPKFVKQYAQIGPAMVDALQSYCDEVRSGAFPAPEHTFRLPPEERDKLA